One window of the bacterium genome contains the following:
- a CDS encoding chaperone modulator CbpM, whose protein sequence is MRGDNDVMDIAQICRRLGIQPVELEAMEEEGLITLAALRDEKALPSDQLDRVEMILRLQRDLNINLAGIDVILEMRGKMIQMRKEVDDILEFIRLQISRDLREMLGEEDYPMALGAGEAFLSIGRGKTGKRRND, encoded by the coding sequence ATGCGTGGCGATAACGATGTAATGGATATCGCTCAGATCTGCCGCAGACTGGGCATTCAGCCCGTCGAACTTGAGGCCATGGAGGAGGAGGGCCTCATCACCCTGGCGGCACTGCGAGATGAGAAAGCGCTGCCTTCCGACCAGCTGGACCGGGTTGAAATGATCCTTCGGCTCCAGCGTGATTTGAACATAAACCTTGCCGGAATTGATGTCATCCTTGAGATGCGCGGTAAAATGATCCAGATGCGCAAAGAGGTTGATGACATCCTTGAGTTTATACGCCTTCAGATCTCCAGGGACCTTCGGGAGATGCTGGGCGAGGAAGATTACCCCATGGCCCTGGGAGCGGGGGAGGCATTTCTCTCCATTGGGAGAGGAAAGACAGGGAAGCGCCGAAATGATTGA
- the dnaJ gene encoding molecular chaperone DnaJ, with amino-acid sequence MEPERLIPFILHPSSSILLSIVANKKDYYEELGVPRGASADDIKKAYRKLARKHHPDVNPGDKEAENRFKEISEAYSVLSDEKKKSEYDQFGHGGRQGAGFDVSDFDLGGFRTGGFDIGGFTYEDLFGDLFGGRSRRRGPSRGEDLSYRLQISFEDAYKGAEIPVMFGHTAACDRCGGNGAEPGSGTAACPRCHGTGQEKVAQGAFHFAHACPQCNGAGNIISKPCSQCSGQGGVQKKERLTVKIPAGVDTGSKVRVAGKGNAGAMGGSSGDLFIMVEVGSNSIFKRDGADISFDLPLSYGEAAMGAKVQIPLPGGATTTLTIPPGTQGGQKLRLKDKGFPKVKGKGRGHLYAVIKIRVPKAPKGKAGDLIRELDEALDMDPREGLW; translated from the coding sequence ATGGAGCCTGAGAGGTTAATACCCTTCATCCTCCATCCTTCATCCTCCATCCTTCTATCAATAGTGGCCAACAAGAAAGATTACTACGAAGAGCTTGGCGTCCCTCGAGGCGCCTCTGCCGACGACATAAAGAAGGCCTACAGAAAGCTCGCCCGCAAGCATCATCCAGATGTCAACCCGGGGGATAAGGAGGCGGAGAACCGCTTCAAGGAGATCAGTGAGGCCTATTCGGTTCTTTCCGATGAGAAAAAGAAGTCCGAATATGATCAGTTTGGCCACGGTGGACGGCAAGGGGCCGGTTTCGATGTCTCTGATTTTGATCTAGGGGGGTTCCGAACAGGCGGGTTCGACATTGGCGGGTTTACTTACGAAGACCTGTTTGGAGATCTGTTCGGCGGCAGGAGCCGGCGACGGGGGCCATCTCGGGGAGAGGATCTGAGTTATCGATTACAGATCTCTTTCGAAGATGCCTACAAGGGAGCCGAGATCCCTGTCATGTTTGGTCATACCGCAGCGTGTGACCGTTGTGGCGGGAACGGGGCTGAGCCCGGCAGCGGCACTGCTGCCTGTCCCCGATGCCACGGCACCGGCCAGGAGAAGGTGGCCCAGGGTGCCTTCCATTTTGCCCACGCTTGCCCTCAATGCAACGGAGCTGGAAACATCATCAGCAAGCCTTGCTCACAGTGCAGCGGGCAGGGCGGTGTTCAGAAAAAAGAACGGTTAACCGTCAAGATTCCGGCCGGCGTGGACACGGGATCTAAAGTACGTGTGGCGGGAAAGGGAAACGCCGGGGCGATGGGCGGATCGTCGGGGGACCTGTTCATAATGGTAGAGGTGGGTTCAAACAGCATTTTTAAAAGGGATGGGGCAGATATCTCCTTTGATCTACCCCTCTCTTATGGGGAAGCAGCCATGGGCGCCAAAGTCCAGATACCGCTTCCAGGGGGCGCAACAACGACCCTCACCATACCGCCCGGAACTCAGGGAGGACAGAAACTCAGGCTTAAGGATAAGGGGTTCCCAAAGGTCAAGGGCAAGGGACGCGGTCACCTGTACGCCGTGATCAAGATCAGGGTACCCAAGGCCCCCAAAGGTAAAGCAGGCGATCTTATCAGAGAACTGGATGAGGCTCTTGATATGGACCCGCGGGAAGGATTATGGTAA
- a CDS encoding Hsp20/alpha crystallin family protein — protein sequence MAATTRSPFRELMALQDRMNRIFDSSAHSEGTDEEMEAAGWTPAVDIYETTDAILVNVEAPGMSRDQFTVEVKDDVLTLKGERPFEKDVSREHCHRIERAYGRFRRSFVLGVSIRTDMITAAYMGGVLEVVLPKVEESKARKIEITE from the coding sequence ATGGCAGCCACTACAAGATCGCCCTTCAGGGAGTTGATGGCGCTCCAGGACCGGATGAACCGCATATTTGACAGCAGCGCTCACAGTGAGGGAACTGATGAGGAGATGGAAGCCGCGGGCTGGACACCGGCAGTGGATATATACGAGACCACCGATGCCATATTGGTCAACGTGGAGGCGCCGGGAATGAGCCGGGACCAGTTCACAGTGGAGGTCAAGGATGATGTCCTGACTCTCAAAGGTGAACGGCCCTTTGAAAAGGACGTGTCCCGGGAACACTGTCATCGAATAGAAAGAGCGTATGGACGGTTCCGGAGGTCCTTTGTTCTGGGTGTTTCCATTCGGACTGACATGATCACCGCCGCCTACATGGGCGGGGTTCTTGAGGTCGTTCTGCCTAAAGTCGAGGAATCGAAGGCAAGGAAAATTGAAATTACGGAATAA